A region from the Medicago truncatula cultivar Jemalong A17 chromosome 6, MtrunA17r5.0-ANR, whole genome shotgun sequence genome encodes:
- the LOC11413950 gene encoding uncharacterized protein isoform X4 encodes MAANQPKSSDVKEKAKGYSITSIDEHRKDSHRFIVQEAIEDDNSFVALNPHVMKELQIFRGDTILIKGYEKKDTICIALDHEACEVTAITMNTVVRNNLRVDIGDIVSVYQCADVEYGKRVHILPVKDTIESVTGNLLDEYLKPYFLEAYRPVREGDFFPVRGGMRTLYFKVIETDPHKYCLVAPDTKIFCLGEPVKREDDCIDEVGYDSIEKYISPYSGRTRISRLLFIASHHNNNPAMQLKLLLLAFNETKKGTDVKIMEKILNELDKFEEIDRSFLDEIKDWCDSILKNEKQVYSESENDLTFYRDLLSKLDKIKKEDTFLMKEIATCIDMHLGSAYGADEAWCVDIEKNLQTLIKGRICKGYNDIGDFYYAHGDIGSAINMYMKCRVYCTTLTETIKMRLNAILVCIELGQLRCLGTHLNRAGVDIKSHDPSVLAAVDPSLFVKLRCALALNYLYKKEYKLAAEKFIEISTNLGNQYIEVISARDVAIYGGLCALASFDSTELQNKVLDNTVFLDFLKRVPDVWELIVEFNKENCCVRPSKSLSKLKSILMLDIHLNSHVDTLYEQINQRAVSKNFELSLPELQSKINSCWTPDEEVADDDFLAGTYEELCGFYTDLGFFIEALKRSKYSPPRFSKKYYKKPKPAPVTPISRKKRSIKGRIEIAVEEIRKGMSDFTYRSAFGYHCANIGVYSQRCRIMAELCDYRGNLNGLNVIFRGDVTIFQLGDISVTLGPNGTTYSRNGNTIPKLA; translated from the exons ATGGCGGCGAATCAACCTAAATCCTCCGATGT TAAGGAAAAAGCAAAAGGATATTCCATCACTTCGATTGACGAACACAGAAAAGACTCACATAGATTTATTGTTCAAGAAGCCATTGAAGATGACAACTCCTTCGTCGCTCTTAATCCTCATGTTATGAAAGAGCTTCAAATCTTCCGCGGTGACACTATCTTGATCAAG GGTTATGAAAAGAAAGATACTATTTGTATTGCATTGGATCACGAAGCATGTGAAGTGACAGCAATAACAATGAACACGGTTGTGAGGAACAATCTTAGGGTCGATATTGGAGACATTGTTTCGGTGTATCAATGTGCTGATGTCGAATATGGAAAGAGAGTTCACATACTTCCCGTCAAAGATACTATTGAAAGTGTTACTGGAAACCTCCTTGATGAATATTTAAAAC CTTATTTCTTGGAGGCTTATCGACCAGTGAGGGAAGGCGACTTCTTCCCTGTGAGAGGTGGGATGAGAACATTATACTTCAAAGTCATTGAAACTGACCCACACAAGTACTGTCTTGTTGCCCCTGACACCAAGATCTTCTGTTTAGGAGAGCCCGTTAAAAGGGAAGATGATTGCATAGATGAGGTTGGTTATGACAGCATTGAGAAATACATTAGCCCCTACTCTGGCCGGACCAGAATCTCTCGTCTCCTCTTCATCGCCagtcatcacaacaacaacccCGCAATGCAGTTGAAACTGCTTCTTTTGGCCTTTAATGAAACCAAGAAGGGAACAGATGTCAAAATCATGGAGAAAATTCTCAATGAACTAGACAAGTTTGAAGAGATTGACAGAAGTTTCCTTGATGAGATCAAGGATTGGTGTGATTCTATCTTGAAGAACGAGAAACAAGTCTATAGTGAATCAGAAAATGATCTTACTTTCTATCGG GATCTTCTTTCAAAATTGGATAAGATCAAAAAGGAAGATACCTTTCTCATGAAGGAGATCGCTACCTGTATTGATATGCATCTTGGTTCTGCTTATGGCGCTGATGAGGCTTGGTGTGTTGATATTGAGAAGAACTTACAG ACTTTGATTAAAGGCCGGATATGCAAGGGATACAATGATATTGGAGATTTTTACTATGCTCATGGGGATATAGGGTCTGCTATTAATATGTACATGAAGTGCCGGGTTTATTGCACTACATTGACGGAAACAATTAAGATGCGACTGAATGCAATTTTGGTCTGCATTGAGTTGGGTCAGCTGCGTTGTCTTGGTACCCATTTAAACAGGGCTGGCGTGGATATCAAGTCACATGATCCAAGTGTTTTAGCTGCTGTTGACCCAAGTTTATTTGTTAAACTTCGTTGTGCTCTTGCTCTTAACTATCTCTATAAAAAAGAGTACAAACTTGCAGCTGAAAAG TTCATAGAGATAAGCACCAATCTAGGTAATCAGTACATCGAAGTGATTTCTGCTAGGGATGTAGCAATTTATGGTGGGCTATGTGCTCTAGCTTCTTTTGATTCGACAGAATTACAG AATAAAGTTTTAGATAATACTGTTTTCTTGGATTTCTTAAAGAGAGTGCCTGATGTTTGGGAGCTTATAGTTGAATTTAATAAAGA aaaCTGTTGTGTTCGTCCGAGTAAGAGCTTAAGTAAACTAAAATCAATCTTGATGCTGGACATTCATTTGAATTCTCATGTTGACACACTCTATGAACAAATCAATCAAAGGGCCGTCAGTAAAAACTTTGAGCTGAGTCTACCTGAGTTGCAATCAAAAATTAATTCCTGTTGGACTCCAGACGAG GAAGTAGCTGATGATGATTTTCTAGCTGGCACGTATGAAGAATTATGTGGCTTCTATACAGATCTGGGTTTCTTTATAGAAGCGCTAAAAAGGAGCAAATACTCTCCGCCGCGTTTCTCCAAAAAGTACTACAAAAAGCCTAAGCCTGCTCCTGTGACACCAATTTCCC GCAAGAAAAGGAGCATTAAAGGTAGAATTGAAATTGCTGTTGAAGAGATTCGGAAGGGAATGTCAGATTTTACTTATCGTTCAGCTTTTGGTTATCATTGTGCCAATATTGGTGTGTACTCTCAACGCTGTCGTATCATGGCCGAATTATGTGACTATCGTGGTAATTTGAATGggttaaatgtgatttttagGGGCGATGTGACCATTTTTCAATTAGGTGACATCTCTGTTACTCTTGGTCCCAATGGGACCACTTATAGTCGTAATGGGAATACAATTCCCAAGCTTGCCTAA
- the LOC11413950 gene encoding uncharacterized protein isoform X2, whose translation MAANQPKSSDVKEKAKGYSITSIDEHRKDSHRFIVQEAIEDDNSFVALNPHVMKELQIFRGDTILIKGYEKKDTICIALDHEACEVTAITMNTVVRNNLRVDIGDIVSVYQCADVEYGKRVHILPVKDTIESVTGNLLDEYLKPYFLEAYRPVREGDFFPVRGGMRTLYFKVIETDPHKYCLVAPDTKIFCLGEPVKREDDCIDEVGYDSIEKYISPYSGRTRISRLLFIASHHNNNPAMQLKLLLLAFNETKKGTDVKIMEKILNELDKFEEIDRSFLDEIKDWCDSILKNEKQVYSESENDLTFYRDLLSKLDKIKKEDTFLMKEIATCIDMHLGSAYGADEAWCVDIEKNLQTLIKLQTLIKGRICKGYNDIGDFYYAHGDIGSAINMYMKCRVYCTTLTETIKMRLNAILVCIELGQLRCLGTHLNRAGVDIKSHDPSVLAAVDPSLFVKLRCALALNYLYKKEYKLAAEKFIEISTNLGNQYIEVISARDVAIYGGLCALASFDSTELQNKVLDNTVFLDFLKRVPDVWELIVEFNKENCCVRPSKSLSKLKSILMLDIHLNSHVDTLYEQINQRAVSKNFELSLPELQSKINSCWTPDEEVADDDFLAGTYEELCGFYTDLGFFIEALKRSKYSPPRFSKKYYKKPKPAPVTPISRKKRSIKGRIEIAVEEIRKGMSDFTYRSAFGYHCANIGVYSQRCRIMAELCDYRGNLNGLNVIFRGDVTIFQLGDISVTLGPNGTTYSRNGNTIPKLA comes from the exons ATGGCGGCGAATCAACCTAAATCCTCCGATGT TAAGGAAAAAGCAAAAGGATATTCCATCACTTCGATTGACGAACACAGAAAAGACTCACATAGATTTATTGTTCAAGAAGCCATTGAAGATGACAACTCCTTCGTCGCTCTTAATCCTCATGTTATGAAAGAGCTTCAAATCTTCCGCGGTGACACTATCTTGATCAAG GGTTATGAAAAGAAAGATACTATTTGTATTGCATTGGATCACGAAGCATGTGAAGTGACAGCAATAACAATGAACACGGTTGTGAGGAACAATCTTAGGGTCGATATTGGAGACATTGTTTCGGTGTATCAATGTGCTGATGTCGAATATGGAAAGAGAGTTCACATACTTCCCGTCAAAGATACTATTGAAAGTGTTACTGGAAACCTCCTTGATGAATATTTAAAAC CTTATTTCTTGGAGGCTTATCGACCAGTGAGGGAAGGCGACTTCTTCCCTGTGAGAGGTGGGATGAGAACATTATACTTCAAAGTCATTGAAACTGACCCACACAAGTACTGTCTTGTTGCCCCTGACACCAAGATCTTCTGTTTAGGAGAGCCCGTTAAAAGGGAAGATGATTGCATAGATGAGGTTGGTTATGACAGCATTGAGAAATACATTAGCCCCTACTCTGGCCGGACCAGAATCTCTCGTCTCCTCTTCATCGCCagtcatcacaacaacaacccCGCAATGCAGTTGAAACTGCTTCTTTTGGCCTTTAATGAAACCAAGAAGGGAACAGATGTCAAAATCATGGAGAAAATTCTCAATGAACTAGACAAGTTTGAAGAGATTGACAGAAGTTTCCTTGATGAGATCAAGGATTGGTGTGATTCTATCTTGAAGAACGAGAAACAAGTCTATAGTGAATCAGAAAATGATCTTACTTTCTATCGG GATCTTCTTTCAAAATTGGATAAGATCAAAAAGGAAGATACCTTTCTCATGAAGGAGATCGCTACCTGTATTGATATGCATCTTGGTTCTGCTTATGGCGCTGATGAGGCTTGGTGTGTTGATATTGAGAAGAACTTACAG ACCTTAATTAAGTTGCAGACTTTGATTAAAGGCCGGATATGCAAGGGATACAATGATATTGGAGATTTTTACTATGCTCATGGGGATATAGGGTCTGCTATTAATATGTACATGAAGTGCCGGGTTTATTGCACTACATTGACGGAAACAATTAAGATGCGACTGAATGCAATTTTGGTCTGCATTGAGTTGGGTCAGCTGCGTTGTCTTGGTACCCATTTAAACAGGGCTGGCGTGGATATCAAGTCACATGATCCAAGTGTTTTAGCTGCTGTTGACCCAAGTTTATTTGTTAAACTTCGTTGTGCTCTTGCTCTTAACTATCTCTATAAAAAAGAGTACAAACTTGCAGCTGAAAAG TTCATAGAGATAAGCACCAATCTAGGTAATCAGTACATCGAAGTGATTTCTGCTAGGGATGTAGCAATTTATGGTGGGCTATGTGCTCTAGCTTCTTTTGATTCGACAGAATTACAG AATAAAGTTTTAGATAATACTGTTTTCTTGGATTTCTTAAAGAGAGTGCCTGATGTTTGGGAGCTTATAGTTGAATTTAATAAAGA aaaCTGTTGTGTTCGTCCGAGTAAGAGCTTAAGTAAACTAAAATCAATCTTGATGCTGGACATTCATTTGAATTCTCATGTTGACACACTCTATGAACAAATCAATCAAAGGGCCGTCAGTAAAAACTTTGAGCTGAGTCTACCTGAGTTGCAATCAAAAATTAATTCCTGTTGGACTCCAGACGAG GAAGTAGCTGATGATGATTTTCTAGCTGGCACGTATGAAGAATTATGTGGCTTCTATACAGATCTGGGTTTCTTTATAGAAGCGCTAAAAAGGAGCAAATACTCTCCGCCGCGTTTCTCCAAAAAGTACTACAAAAAGCCTAAGCCTGCTCCTGTGACACCAATTTCCC GCAAGAAAAGGAGCATTAAAGGTAGAATTGAAATTGCTGTTGAAGAGATTCGGAAGGGAATGTCAGATTTTACTTATCGTTCAGCTTTTGGTTATCATTGTGCCAATATTGGTGTGTACTCTCAACGCTGTCGTATCATGGCCGAATTATGTGACTATCGTGGTAATTTGAATGggttaaatgtgatttttagGGGCGATGTGACCATTTTTCAATTAGGTGACATCTCTGTTACTCTTGGTCCCAATGGGACCACTTATAGTCGTAATGGGAATACAATTCCCAAGCTTGCCTAA
- the LOC11413950 gene encoding uncharacterized protein isoform X3 has protein sequence MAANQPKSSDVKEKAKGYSITSIDEHRKDSHRFIVQEAIEDDNSFVALNPHVMKELQIFRGDTILIKGYEKKDTICIALDHEACEVTAITMNTVVRNNLRVDIGDIVSVYQCADVEYGKRVHILPVKDTIESVTGNLLDEYLKPYFLEAYRPVREGDFFPVRGGMRTLYFKVIETDPHKYCLVAPDTKIFCLGEPVKREDDCIDEVGYDSIEKYISPYSGRTRISRLLFIASHHNNNPAMQLKLLLLAFNETKKGTDVKIMEKILNELDKFEEIDRSFLDEIKDWCDSILKNEKQVYSESENDLTFYRDLLSKLDKIKKEDTFLMKEIATCIDMHLGSAYGADEAWCVDIEKNLQLQTLIKGRICKGYNDIGDFYYAHGDIGSAINMYMKCRVYCTTLTETIKMRLNAILVCIELGQLRCLGTHLNRAGVDIKSHDPSVLAAVDPSLFVKLRCALALNYLYKKEYKLAAEKFIEISTNLGNQYIEVISARDVAIYGGLCALASFDSTELQNKVLDNTVFLDFLKRVPDVWELIVEFNKENCCVRPSKSLSKLKSILMLDIHLNSHVDTLYEQINQRAVSKNFELSLPELQSKINSCWTPDEEVADDDFLAGTYEELCGFYTDLGFFIEALKRSKYSPPRFSKKYYKKPKPAPVTPISRKKRSIKGRIEIAVEEIRKGMSDFTYRSAFGYHCANIGVYSQRCRIMAELCDYRGNLNGLNVIFRGDVTIFQLGDISVTLGPNGTTYSRNGNTIPKLA, from the exons ATGGCGGCGAATCAACCTAAATCCTCCGATGT TAAGGAAAAAGCAAAAGGATATTCCATCACTTCGATTGACGAACACAGAAAAGACTCACATAGATTTATTGTTCAAGAAGCCATTGAAGATGACAACTCCTTCGTCGCTCTTAATCCTCATGTTATGAAAGAGCTTCAAATCTTCCGCGGTGACACTATCTTGATCAAG GGTTATGAAAAGAAAGATACTATTTGTATTGCATTGGATCACGAAGCATGTGAAGTGACAGCAATAACAATGAACACGGTTGTGAGGAACAATCTTAGGGTCGATATTGGAGACATTGTTTCGGTGTATCAATGTGCTGATGTCGAATATGGAAAGAGAGTTCACATACTTCCCGTCAAAGATACTATTGAAAGTGTTACTGGAAACCTCCTTGATGAATATTTAAAAC CTTATTTCTTGGAGGCTTATCGACCAGTGAGGGAAGGCGACTTCTTCCCTGTGAGAGGTGGGATGAGAACATTATACTTCAAAGTCATTGAAACTGACCCACACAAGTACTGTCTTGTTGCCCCTGACACCAAGATCTTCTGTTTAGGAGAGCCCGTTAAAAGGGAAGATGATTGCATAGATGAGGTTGGTTATGACAGCATTGAGAAATACATTAGCCCCTACTCTGGCCGGACCAGAATCTCTCGTCTCCTCTTCATCGCCagtcatcacaacaacaacccCGCAATGCAGTTGAAACTGCTTCTTTTGGCCTTTAATGAAACCAAGAAGGGAACAGATGTCAAAATCATGGAGAAAATTCTCAATGAACTAGACAAGTTTGAAGAGATTGACAGAAGTTTCCTTGATGAGATCAAGGATTGGTGTGATTCTATCTTGAAGAACGAGAAACAAGTCTATAGTGAATCAGAAAATGATCTTACTTTCTATCGG GATCTTCTTTCAAAATTGGATAAGATCAAAAAGGAAGATACCTTTCTCATGAAGGAGATCGCTACCTGTATTGATATGCATCTTGGTTCTGCTTATGGCGCTGATGAGGCTTGGTGTGTTGATATTGAGAAGAACTTACAG TTGCAGACTTTGATTAAAGGCCGGATATGCAAGGGATACAATGATATTGGAGATTTTTACTATGCTCATGGGGATATAGGGTCTGCTATTAATATGTACATGAAGTGCCGGGTTTATTGCACTACATTGACGGAAACAATTAAGATGCGACTGAATGCAATTTTGGTCTGCATTGAGTTGGGTCAGCTGCGTTGTCTTGGTACCCATTTAAACAGGGCTGGCGTGGATATCAAGTCACATGATCCAAGTGTTTTAGCTGCTGTTGACCCAAGTTTATTTGTTAAACTTCGTTGTGCTCTTGCTCTTAACTATCTCTATAAAAAAGAGTACAAACTTGCAGCTGAAAAG TTCATAGAGATAAGCACCAATCTAGGTAATCAGTACATCGAAGTGATTTCTGCTAGGGATGTAGCAATTTATGGTGGGCTATGTGCTCTAGCTTCTTTTGATTCGACAGAATTACAG AATAAAGTTTTAGATAATACTGTTTTCTTGGATTTCTTAAAGAGAGTGCCTGATGTTTGGGAGCTTATAGTTGAATTTAATAAAGA aaaCTGTTGTGTTCGTCCGAGTAAGAGCTTAAGTAAACTAAAATCAATCTTGATGCTGGACATTCATTTGAATTCTCATGTTGACACACTCTATGAACAAATCAATCAAAGGGCCGTCAGTAAAAACTTTGAGCTGAGTCTACCTGAGTTGCAATCAAAAATTAATTCCTGTTGGACTCCAGACGAG GAAGTAGCTGATGATGATTTTCTAGCTGGCACGTATGAAGAATTATGTGGCTTCTATACAGATCTGGGTTTCTTTATAGAAGCGCTAAAAAGGAGCAAATACTCTCCGCCGCGTTTCTCCAAAAAGTACTACAAAAAGCCTAAGCCTGCTCCTGTGACACCAATTTCCC GCAAGAAAAGGAGCATTAAAGGTAGAATTGAAATTGCTGTTGAAGAGATTCGGAAGGGAATGTCAGATTTTACTTATCGTTCAGCTTTTGGTTATCATTGTGCCAATATTGGTGTGTACTCTCAACGCTGTCGTATCATGGCCGAATTATGTGACTATCGTGGTAATTTGAATGggttaaatgtgatttttagGGGCGATGTGACCATTTTTCAATTAGGTGACATCTCTGTTACTCTTGGTCCCAATGGGACCACTTATAGTCGTAATGGGAATACAATTCCCAAGCTTGCCTAA